Within the Dehalococcoidales bacterium genome, the region AAATCGGCGACTTCATGGTTGGTCTTCCCGGCTATGAGCACAAAAAGGTCGTATGTCCCCGAGATGAGGTAAACGGTGCGGGTCTGGGGGAAGCGGTAGATACTCTCGGCGATGGAGTCAAAGCCGACGTCCTTCTGCGGAGTGAGCTTGACTTCAATCAAGGCCAGTACCTGCTCGTCATCCACCTTGTCCCAGTTTATTATCGCTTTGTATTTGAGGATAATCCGGTCCTTTTCGGCCTGCTTGATGTATTTGCTGACTTCAGTACCGGGTATCCCGGTCATGGCTGATATCTGGCTGGTGGTGGTGCGGGCATCATCTTGCAGTATTTTCAGGATTTCTTTCATCATTCACCCCCGCTCGCTTATTGACCATTGCCGGTTTGTCTCATTATAGCAGAGTTGGAAGAATTTGTTATCCCCCGTGCGCACCCGAAAGTGCCGTTCTCCCGGCTCCAGCCAGTCTTTTTCTATTTCCGCCACCTGGTATTCTATCCCCCGCCACCGGAAGGATACCGGTCTTTCGGCATAGGTATGTCCCGAGTAGCAGCTGACTTCAAGCTCGTCCAACTCTATCCCTCTAATCCGTTCCCCCTTAACAAAGGGAAGATGGGGATGGTGGTGAAGAGGGGCTTCGCCCCTCTTCACCACTGTTTTAAGGGAAATTCACGACCAAACAACCTCGCGAGAGGGCCAGCCCACTACCGGCTAGACCTCTCCGGAGGCCGGTTAACAGCTATGTTTAGTTCGCTCTTGCCCGGGCTTAGCTGGGCTCTCTGATGACACGGACTCCCAGGATAATTACCGGCAGCATGAAGACAGCCCAGAGGACGGTCTCCAGCCAGGAAAACGGCGGCGCCTCCACAATCCCGGCCGAAGTGAGGATGAACAGGACAACGAGCAACAGATTAAAGATGACGGTGTACCAGGCTAACGCTTTCATTTCCGCCTCCTATAAATGAATCGACTATAGCCGATATTCTAGCGGTAACGCTCCTCTTTGGCAATGGGTATTCCCGATTCTGATGACGTTACCCCCTCAGTCGCTCTATCTTACCTTCACTCCCCCCTTCCTTTACCAAAGGAAGGGGGTCAGGGGGATGGATTTATAGGGGAGTAAGACTACCTAACCGTACACTTCCCGCCGGTGACCTACTGCAATGATGGTGACTGTGTTATTTCTATCATCAATGACATATAAGATGCGGTAGTCACCCACTCGAAGGTGGCATTCCTCCCGTCCGCTGAGTTTCCGGACACCTCTGGGGCGTGG harbors:
- a CDS encoding Lrp/AsnC family transcriptional regulator, whose amino-acid sequence is MMKEILKILQDDARTTTSQISAMTGIPGTEVSKYIKQAEKDRIILKYKAIINWDKVDDEQVLALIEVKLTPQKDVGFDSIAESIYRFPQTRTVYLISGTYDLFVLIAGKTNHEVADFVSQKLSHIEGVQGTVTQFVLKRYKEDDEIIEGQEEIKRQKVIL
- a CDS encoding type II toxin-antitoxin system RelE/ParE family toxin; translation: MSYQVNIVPSAEKEMSRLSGVVHNRISQRILSLKDNPRPRGVRKLSGREECHLRVGDYRILYVIDDRNNTVTIIAVGHRREVYG